AAGAAATAAGGAAGTGGCAGTTGTAGGAATAGGAATAAGTAATATTCCCCTAATTCATTTTCTAGTTAAACTAGGAGCTAATGTAACAGCTTTTGATAAGAAAAGTGAAGAGGCTCTAGGAGAAGTGGCAGTAGAATTTAAAAGCAAGGGTATAAAATTACAACTTGGAGAAAACTACTTAGATAATTTAGAAGGATTTGATGTTGTATTTAAAACACCTTCTATGAGAATAGATAATCCAGCCTTAGTAAAGGCTAAAGAATCAGGAGCATATATAACTTCTGAAATGGAGGAGTTTATAAAATACTGTCCTGCAAAAATATTTGGTATAACAGGTAGTGATGGAAAGACAACAACTACAACTCTTGTATACAATATATTAATGACAGAAGGATATAAAACATGGGTTGGAGGAAATATAGGAAATCCTCTTTTTTCTAATATAGAAGAAATGAAAGAAGAAGATAAGGTTGTACTAGAATTATCAAGCTTCCAACTTATGACTATGAAAGAAGAGATAAATTGTGCATTAGTTACTAATTTATCACCTAACCATTTAGATATTCACAAAGATATGGATGAGTATGTTGATGCTAAAAAGAATATTTTTAAATATCAAGAAGTTAATGACTTATTAGTTTTAAATAGAGATAATGATATAACGAACTCTTTAGTTAAAGAAGCTAAGAGTAGAGTTATGCAATTTAGCAGAAAAGAAGAAATTGAAAGTGGCGCTTATCTAAATGGAGATAAGTTAGTGTTACTTGGAAAAGAAGTTTGTGCTTTAGAAGATATAAAGTTAAAGGGAATGCATAATGTAGAAAATCTTTTAGCTGCTTTTTGTCTTGTGTCTGAAGATGCAAGTATTGAAAGTATGGCTAAGGTAGCTACAACTTTTACTGGTGTTGAGCATAGATGTGAGTTTGTAAGAGAAA
This Clostridium novyi NT DNA region includes the following protein-coding sequences:
- the murD gene encoding UDP-N-acetylmuramoyl-L-alanine--D-glutamate ligase, with the translated sequence MKKTFNEFKDFIRNKEVAVVGIGISNIPLIHFLVKLGANVTAFDKKSEEALGEVAVEFKSKGIKLQLGENYLDNLEGFDVVFKTPSMRIDNPALVKAKESGAYITSEMEEFIKYCPAKIFGITGSDGKTTTTTLVYNILMTEGYKTWVGGNIGNPLFSNIEEMKEEDKVVLELSSFQLMTMKEEINCALVTNLSPNHLDIHKDMDEYVDAKKNIFKYQEVNDLLVLNRDNDITNSLVKEAKSRVMQFSRKEEIESGAYLNGDKLVLLGKEVCALEDIKLKGMHNVENLLAAFCLVSEDASIESMAKVATTFTGVEHRCEFVREIDGVKYYNDSIASSPTRTIAGLRAFEKPVILIAGGYDKHIPFEPLAEEGLDKIQALVLTGLTKNKIKDAFDKAMKDRGINIPIYMEDGFNEAIYRAKDIANEGDIITLSPACASFDMFPNFEVRGNKFKEIVNNL